One genomic window of Motacilla alba alba isolate MOTALB_02 chromosome 3, Motacilla_alba_V1.0_pri, whole genome shotgun sequence includes the following:
- the TMEM63A gene encoding CSC1-like protein 1 translates to MNPFYFLGFGHSHLGFFGNRSDPFNRTNETYCYSTAQGSTVLQGVTFGGIPTVLLLDVTFFFILILLFSIIRKRFWDYGRVALVSEVESESRYNRLSTSSSVPEDLEYDKGFCSWITAAFRMHDDEIHERCGEDAIHYLAFQRHIICLLIAISILSVCVILPVNLSGDLLDKDPYSFGRTTIVNLQTSNNLLWLHTVFAVVYLILTVVFMRHHMKYVTYKEENIVKCTLFITGLPKNASEETVQNHFTDAYPTCTVLEVQLCYDVAKLINLFKKRKQAEKSLIYYEHLHQKYGKRVQINPKPCGQFCCCEVRGCEREDAVDYYTKVRNELEEEYSKEEQAVHNNPLGMAFVTFQEKSMATYILKDFNACKCQSIKCKGEPQPSPYSRELCVSSWEVTYAPYPENICWKNLSVHGFKWWFRWACINLLLFIVLFFLTTPSIIISTMDKFNVTKPIHYLNNPVISQFFPTLLLWSFSALLPTIVYYSTLLESHWTKSAENRIMMHKVYIFLIFMVLILPSLGLTSLDFFFRWLFDRESSDSAVRLECVFLPDQGAFFVNYVIASAFVGNGMELLRLPGLILYTIRMIMAKSTAERKNIKQQQAFEYEFGAMYAWMLCVFTVIMAYSITCPIIVPFGLIYILLKHMVDRHNLYYAYLPAKLEKKMHFAAVNQALAAPILCLFWLYFYSFVRLGFKAPTTMFTLLVVNITIVICLAYTCFGCFKYLSPLNYRIEDTQGERGKDTDVPTVPTSSMYVPQVLRPHPTERTVLASTEQQSYGTMDNTCSQAEGIRSYATGPAGVEQASGASL, encoded by the exons ATGAACCCTTTctattttctgggttttggaCATTCTCATCTAGGCTTCTTCGGGAACAGGAGTGATCCTTTCAACAGAACAAATGAGACTTACTGCtacagcactgcccagggcagcacagtgCTCCAAGGAGTAACTTTTGGTGGAATCCCAACTGTCCTGCTGCTTGATGTAACCTTCTTTTTT atttTAATATTACTGTTTTCCATTATAAGAAAGAGATTCTGGGACTATGGTCGTGTCGCTCTGGTGTCAGAAGTTGAAAg TGAATCAAGATATAACCGGTTGTCAACATCATCGTCAGTACCTGAAGATCTTGAATATGATAAG gGGTTTTGCTCTTGGATTACTGCTGCTTTTCGGATGCA TGATGATGAGATTCATGAGAGGTGTGGGGAAGATGCCATCCATTACCTCGCCTTCCAGCGTCACATCATCTGCTTGCTGATTGCTATCAgcattttgtctgtgtgtgtgatatTGCCTGTCAATCTCTCAGGTGATCTGCTTG ATAAAGATCCCTATAGTTTTGGAAGAACAACTATAGTAAATTTACAAACCAG CAATAATCTTCTTTGGCTGCACACAGTTTTTGCTGTGGTTTACCTGATTCTGACTGTTGTCTTCATGAGACATCACATGAAGTATGTCAcatataaagaagaaaacata GTTAAGTGCACATTGTTCATAACTGGTCTTCCAAAAAACGCGAGTGAAGAGACAGTGCAAAACCATTTCAC GGATGCCTACCCAACTTGCACTGTGCTGGAGGTCCAGCTGTGTTACGATGTGGCCAAGCTTATTAACCTTTTCAAAAAAAG aaaacaggcagaaaaaagcCTGATTTACTATGAACACCTGCATCAGAAGTATGGCAAGAGGGTCCAAATCAACCCTAAGCCATGTGGTCaattctgctgctgtgaagtGAGAGGATGTGAAAGG GAGGATGCTGTAGATTATTATACCAAAGTTAGAAATGAACTTGAGGAAGAATATTCAAAAGAGGAACAAGCTGTTCATAATAACCCACTGGGAATGGCCTTTGTCACATTTCAAGAGAAGTCCATGGCAACCTA CATCCTTAAGGACTTCAATGCCTGCAAATGTCAGAGCATTAAGTGTAAAGGAGAACCCCAGCCATCACCCtacagcagggagctgtgtgtgtccAGCTGGGAGGTTACATATGCTCCTTACCCTGAGAATATTTGTTG gaaaaatcTTTCAGTGCACGGATTCAAATGGTGGTTTAGATGGGCTTGCattaatttgcttctttttattgTGCTGTTTTTTCTTACTACTCCTTCCATAATCATCTCAACCATGGACAAGTTCAATGTCACTAAACCTATTCACTACCTTAAT AATCCTGTCATCAGTCAGTTTTTCCCAACTCTCTTGCTCTGGTCCTTCTCAGCTTTGTTACCAACAATTGTCTATTACTCAACTTTGCTGGAGTCCCACTGGACAAA ATCTGCAGAGAACAGAATAATGATGCATAAAGTCTACATATTTTTGATCTTCATGGTATTGATTCTGCCTTCCCTTGGTCTGACCAG ccttgatttttttttccgcTGGCTGTTTGACAGAGAATCCTCTGATTCTGCAGTTAGGCTGGA ATGTGTCTTCCTGCCTGACCAGGGAGCCTTCTTTGTGAACTATGTGATTGCCTCAGCCTTCGTGGGCaatgggatggagctgctgcgCCTGCCGGGCCTCATCCTCTACACCATTCGCATGATCATGGCCAAGtccacagcagagaggaaaaacatcaAACAG CAACAGGCATTTGAATATGAATTTGGAGCAATGTATGCCTGGATGCTGTGTGTGTTCACTGTCATCATGGCCTACAGCATCACATGTCCCATCATTGTCCCTTTTG GTTTGATCTACATCCTCCTGAAGCACATGGTGGACCGGCACAACCTCTACTATGCCTATCTCCCTGCCAAGCTGGAGAAGAAGATGCACTTTGCAGCTGTCAAtcaggccctggcagctcccatcCTCTGCCTTTTCTGGCTCTATTTTTACTCATTCGTGAGGCTGG GTTTTAAAGCACCTACAACGATGTTTACCTTGCTGGTTGTCAACATCACTATTGTTATTTGCTTGGCTTACACTTGTTTTGGCTGTTTCAAGTACCTGAGCCCACTGAATTATAGG ATTGAAGACACACAAggtgaaagaggaaaagacacAGATGTACCAACAGTCCCAACATCTTCT ATGTACGTCCCCCAGGTTCTGCGTCCCCATCCCACCGAAAGGACGGTGCTGGCCTCCACGGAGCAGCAGTCCTACGGCACCATGGACAACACTTGTTCCCAGGCAGAAGGAATCAGAAGCTATGCCACAGGACCTGCAGGTGTGGAGCAGGCTTCGGGAGCTTCGCTCTGA